The following are encoded in a window of Urocitellus parryii isolate mUroPar1 chromosome 7, mUroPar1.hap1, whole genome shotgun sequence genomic DNA:
- the Sdf2 gene encoding stromal cell-derived factor 2, translating into MAVLQLLLFGGLWSVVGGSSLAVVTCGSVVKLLNTRHNVRLHSHDVRYGSGSGQQSVTGVTSVDDSNSYWRIRGKTATVCERGTPIKCGQPIRLTHVNTGRNLHSHHFTSPLSGNQEVSAFGEEGEGDYLDDWTVLCNGPYWVRDGEVRFKHSSTEVLLSVTGEQYGRPISGQKEVHGMAQPSQNNYWKAMEGIFMKPSELLKAEAHHAEL; encoded by the exons ATGGCTGTTTTACAGCTACTGTTGTTTGGGGGTTTGTGGAGCGTTGTGGGGGGGTCCAGTCTGGCTGTCGTTACTTGTGGATCTGTGGTGAAGTTACTCAATACGCGCCACAACGTCCGGCTGCACTCACACGACGTGCGCTATGGGTCAG GTAGTGGCCAGCAGTCAGTGACAGGTGTAACCTCTGTGGATGACAGCAACAGTTACTGGAGGATACGGGGAAAGACTGCCACAGTGTGTGAAAGGGGAACCCCCATCAAATGTGGCCAGCCCATCCGACTGACACATGTCAACACTGGCCGAAACCTCCATAGTCACCATTTTACTTCACCTCTTTCTGGAAACCAG GAAGTGAGTGCTTTTGGTGAGGAAGGTGAAGGTGATTACCTGGATGACTGGACAGTGCTCTGTAATGGACCCTACTGGGTGAGAGATGGTGAAGTGCGATTCAAACATTCTTCCACTGAGGTATTGCTATCTGTCACAGGAGAACAATATGGTCGGCCCATCAGTGGACAAAAAGAGGTGCATGGCATGGCCCAGCCAAGCCAGAACAACTACTGGAAAGCAATGGAAGGCATTTTCATGAAGCCCAGTGAGTTGTTGAAGGCGGAAGCCCACCATGCAGAACTATGA